DNA from Kitasatospora acidiphila:
TCAACCCGGCCAACCGGCGCGGCCGCACGGTGATCGTGGTGGGCACCGGCCTGGCCGGCGGGGCGGCCGGTGCCACACTGGCCGAACAGGGCTACCACGTCGTCCAGTTCTGCTTCCAGGACTCACCGCGGCGCGCTCACTCGATCGCCGCCCAGGGCGGGATCAACGCGGCCAAGAACTACCGCAACGACGGCGACTCGATCCGCCGGCTGTTCTACGACACCGTCAAGGGCGGGGACTTCAGGGCCCGCGAGTCCAATGTGCACCGGCTGGCCCAGGTCTCGGTGGAGATCATCGACCAGTGCGTGGCCCAGGGCGTGCCGTTCGCCCGGGAGTACGGCGGTCTGCTGGACACCCGTTCGTTCGGCGGCGTGCAGGTGTCCCGCACCTTCTACGCGCGCGGCCAGACCGGGCAGCAGCTGCTGCTGGGCGCCTACCAGGCGCTGTCCCGCCAGATCGCCGCGGGCAACGTGGAGTTGCACGCCAGGACGGAGATGCTGGACCTGGTGGTGGTGGACGGGCGGGCGCGCGGCATCGTGGCCCGCGACCTGGTCACCGGCCGGCTGGAGACCCACCTCGCGGACGCGGTGGTACTGGCCACCGGTGGCTACGGCAACGTCTTCTACCTCTCCACCAACGCCAAGAACTCCAACGCCACGGCCATTTGGCGCGCTCACCGGCGCGGTGCCTACTTCGCCAACCCGTGCTTCACCCAGATCCACCCGACCTGCATCCCGCGCTCCGGCGACCACCAGTCCAAGCTGACCCTGATGAGCGAGTCGCTGCGCAACGACGGCCGGATCTGGGTGCCCAGGGCAGCGGGCGACACCCGCCCGCCGAACGAGATCCCGGAGAGCGAGCGGGACTACTACCTGGAGCGGATGTATCCCGCGTTCGGCAATCTGGTGCCCCGAGACATCGCCTCCCGGGCCGCCAAGGCGGTCTGCGACGAGGGCCGCGGGGTCGGCCCGGGCGGGCAAGGGGTCTACCTGGACTTCGCGGCCGCCATCGCCCGGCTCGGCCGGGACACCGTCGAGGCGCGGTACGGCAACCTCTTCGAGATGTACCAGCGGATCACCGCCGAGGACCCGTACCGGGTGCCGATGCGGATCTACCCGGCGATCCACTACACCATGGGCGGGCTCTGGGTCGACTACGACCTGCAGACCACCGTCCCGGGCCTGTTCGCGATCGGTGAGGCCAACTTCTCGGACCACGGCGCCAATCGGCTGGGCGCGAGC
Protein-coding regions in this window:
- a CDS encoding fumarate reductase/succinate dehydrogenase flavoprotein subunit, giving the protein MTSYQDYTVGAPIADTRAPDGPIEERWDRRRFEAKLVNPANRRGRTVIVVGTGLAGGAAGATLAEQGYHVVQFCFQDSPRRAHSIAAQGGINAAKNYRNDGDSIRRLFYDTVKGGDFRARESNVHRLAQVSVEIIDQCVAQGVPFAREYGGLLDTRSFGGVQVSRTFYARGQTGQQLLLGAYQALSRQIAAGNVELHARTEMLDLVVVDGRARGIVARDLVTGRLETHLADAVVLATGGYGNVFYLSTNAKNSNATAIWRAHRRGAYFANPCFTQIHPTCIPRSGDHQSKLTLMSESLRNDGRIWVPRAAGDTRPPNEIPESERDYYLERMYPAFGNLVPRDIASRAAKAVCDEGRGVGPGGQGVYLDFAAAIARLGRDTVEARYGNLFEMYQRITAEDPYRVPMRIYPAIHYTMGGLWVDYDLQTTVPGLFAIGEANFSDHGANRLGASALMQGLADGYFVLPPTLNDYLARTKAEPLTPDHPEVQAARTQAADRLAALLAVNGDRTPDSFHRELGELLWDDCGMARSAAGLRKALERIPELRAEFWRRLKVPGTGEELNQSLEKANRLVDYFELAELMCLDALHRAESCGGHFRVESQTPEGEAARRDEEFGYSAAWEFNPDGPPVLHREELVFDYVHPTQRSYA